One genomic region from Bacteroidia bacterium encodes:
- a CDS encoding alpha/beta hydrolase, producing MHIRKRRTVQNQTISYWDNEKPNKETLLLLHGLAADSSFWRYNIPFWDSQGFRVVAVDLHGVDEKTAPQKNSLSYLATKICAFMQSLSLSNCHIVGHSMGAQIAILIAYQYPDKVKSLHLLAPAGFEYFSQKEINYLAPKLTPEFALIAFTNRILSLTYHFYQWKFEWEWFHELHQEYFTQIPTYATQIADFMRNMLYEPVYDILPFICTPTQIFAGQKDNLIPNPFIHDQSLTEIMKTGAEKMQKAQLTLFPKIGHSIMIENSDYINRAIAYFVKYS from the coding sequence GTGCATATTCGCAAGAGAAGAACCGTCCAAAATCAAACTATTAGCTATTGGGACAACGAAAAGCCAAATAAAGAAACATTGCTGCTTTTGCATGGACTGGCAGCAGATAGCTCTTTTTGGCGATACAACATTCCTTTTTGGGATAGTCAGGGATTTAGGGTTGTTGCCGTAGACTTACATGGCGTAGATGAGAAAACAGCACCTCAAAAAAATAGCTTGTCTTATTTAGCAACAAAAATTTGTGCTTTTATGCAAAGTCTTAGTTTATCTAATTGTCATATCGTTGGGCATTCTATGGGAGCTCAAATCGCTATTTTGATAGCCTATCAATATCCTGATAAAGTAAAAAGTTTGCATTTGCTTGCCCCCGCAGGATTTGAATACTTTTCCCAAAAAGAGATTAACTACTTAGCCCCAAAGCTTACGCCTGAATTTGCACTTATCGCTTTTACTAACCGAATATTGAGCCTTACCTACCACTTTTATCAATGGAAATTTGAATGGGAATGGTTTCATGAATTGCATCAAGAATATTTTACACAAATTCCAACTTACGCAACCCAAATTGCTGACTTTATGCGAAATATGCTTTATGAACCTGTGTATGATATTTTGCCATTTATTTGTACTCCTACTCAAATATTCGCAGGTCAAAAAGATAACTTAATTCCAAATCCTTTTATTCACGACCAGTCTTTGACTGAAATTATGAAAACAGGAGCTGAAAAAATGCAAAAAGCTCAACTTACTCTCTTTCCCAAGATAGGGCATAGCATAATGATAGAAAACAGCGATTATATCAATAGGGCAATTGCTTATTTTGTCAAGTATTCGTGA